The Marinilongibacter aquaticus genome has a window encoding:
- a CDS encoding M20/M25/M40 family metallo-hydrolase produces the protein MSSINKILFTLSFSLLCLSVSAQEVAQLKKHIYYLASDKMKGRGTGSKQADKASKYVAKSFKKFGLEPRGTNGYYQDFKAKVRRVVVPDSIRDSRNVIGFLDNGAKKTVVVGAHYDHIGEGKQGSSKDSTSYGVIHNGADDNASGIAGLIELARYFSQNEEKEPVNFLFIAFGAEELGLVGSRYFVNHPTFPLKDVHFMLNMDMIGRFNPDRGVAIIGYGSSPQFETLFRGIDKDKEIKFYTGYEGRGGSDQTSFYDKQIPVMFFHTGGHPDYHRPTDDPDKIDYESLKGIIQLERDIIIQSFRFGHLDFRNTDKKKD, from the coding sequence ATGTCTTCTATCAACAAAATACTTTTCACTCTTTCTTTTTCTTTGCTTTGCCTATCTGTTTCTGCTCAGGAAGTGGCTCAATTGAAAAAGCATATTTACTATTTGGCCAGCGACAAAATGAAAGGCCGTGGAACGGGCAGCAAACAAGCCGATAAGGCTTCAAAATATGTAGCCAAGTCTTTTAAAAAGTTTGGCCTCGAACCACGCGGCACAAATGGATATTATCAAGACTTTAAGGCGAAAGTACGTCGTGTAGTGGTGCCCGACAGCATTCGCGATTCAAGAAATGTAATTGGTTTTTTAGACAACGGGGCAAAGAAAACGGTTGTTGTAGGGGCTCATTACGACCATATCGGCGAAGGAAAGCAAGGCAGTTCGAAGGATTCGACGAGCTATGGCGTGATTCACAATGGTGCTGACGACAATGCCTCGGGTATCGCAGGATTAATCGAACTTGCTCGTTATTTCAGTCAAAACGAGGAAAAGGAACCCGTCAATTTTCTTTTCATCGCGTTTGGTGCTGAGGAGCTGGGCCTGGTAGGTTCGAGGTATTTTGTCAATCACCCTACATTTCCGCTGAAAGATGTGCACTTCATGTTGAACATGGACATGATCGGCCGTTTCAATCCCGATCGCGGGGTTGCCATTATCGGCTACGGCTCTTCTCCTCAATTCGAAACCCTATTCAGGGGCATAGACAAGGACAAAGAAATCAAATTTTATACAGGATATGAAGGTCGCGGAGGTTCTGATCAAACTTCATTCTACGACAAACAAATTCCTGTCATGTTTTTCCATACAGGTGGCCATCCAGACTACCACAGACCGACAGACGATCCGGATAAAATAGATTACGAATCGCTGAAGGGCATTATACAACTCGAAAGGGATATCATCATCCAAAGCTTCCGTTTTGGCCATCTTGACTTCAGAAATACCGACAAAAAGAAAGATTAA
- a CDS encoding c-type cytochrome produces MKKILTYTVLSLAVMSVALVAFRQKPKELPELKLQPGFKAEHLFSPSENDLGSWVAMCFDNKGRLITSDQYGGLFRMKLPSHGKEIKSENVEKLVLPKGQSIGTAHGLLYAFNSLFVMVNNRSSDDQPQKSGLYRLTDTNGDDEYDKIELLKGLTGYGEHGPHSIKLSPDGKSLYVIAGNYTDLPEMNEYKLPKTWAYDNLFPEIKDPRGHANDRKQPGGWVAKVEPDKNEWTLISAGYRNPFDLAFNDIGDLFVYDADMEWDFGLPWYRPTRICLATEGSEYGWRTGDGKWKPEFTDNLPPVINIGQGSPTNLLYLSDAKFPHKYKNALLAFDWSFGIMHVLKLSPNGGGYKAEREEFLSGVPLPLTDGAIGPDGALYFMTGGRRLSSDLYRVSYEGPLGDELPKTEITPENRLRRELEASYDNTDAQAVQLAWDNLAHPDRYVRYAARVALEHKSPELWKGKIADEKNPQAKQAALLALVRCGGEKAFIETQLKSVNAESLNTDQKLDLFRTYEVLFSRLGTPEGAEKARLTAQFEKLYPAKEELLNVELSKLLLALQSPGLVKKTLKLIASAKREGEIAGGQTATSSADLILRNPQYGLDIAKMLEKVPPVQQTYFAVVLCEAQNGWTPALRKEYFKWFKKAFEYRGGNSYIGFIDKARKMALQNVPESERDFYDELSGGGLLTDSGNDLKMEDYPQGPGKSWSLEAASGIIQNPLEHRNFKRGKAMYIAATCNRCHSMQGEGGNVGPDLTRIGTRFSKEAILEAIVDPSKTISDQYAATEFQLKNGESIVAKIISEDDAAYTVSQNPYAPDYLIEIKKSDVLKKEYSKVSVMLPGLINALNEEELKDLLAYLIAGGNEKNELFD; encoded by the coding sequence ATGAAAAAAATCCTAACCTACACGGTGTTGAGTCTTGCGGTCATGTCTGTAGCCCTTGTGGCTTTCAGGCAAAAACCAAAGGAATTGCCCGAATTGAAACTACAACCCGGCTTTAAGGCCGAGCATTTATTCTCGCCTTCCGAAAACGATTTGGGCTCTTGGGTGGCCATGTGTTTCGACAACAAGGGAAGATTAATTACCTCCGATCAATACGGCGGGTTGTTTCGAATGAAATTGCCAAGCCATGGGAAGGAAATCAAATCGGAAAATGTAGAAAAGTTGGTGCTGCCCAAAGGACAAAGCATTGGTACGGCTCACGGCTTACTTTATGCTTTCAACAGTCTCTTTGTGATGGTGAACAACCGCTCTTCGGACGATCAACCGCAAAAAAGTGGGCTTTATCGCTTAACGGATACAAACGGCGATGACGAATACGACAAAATAGAATTGCTGAAAGGCTTGACGGGATACGGAGAACACGGCCCACACAGCATTAAGCTTTCGCCGGATGGGAAATCGCTGTATGTAATAGCAGGGAATTACACCGATTTGCCCGAAATGAACGAGTATAAACTGCCCAAAACGTGGGCGTACGACAACCTATTTCCTGAAATAAAGGACCCAAGGGGGCATGCCAACGACCGCAAGCAACCGGGTGGATGGGTAGCCAAGGTAGAGCCTGATAAAAACGAATGGACATTGATTAGTGCGGGCTACCGAAACCCCTTTGATTTGGCCTTCAACGATATCGGAGATTTATTTGTTTACGATGCCGATATGGAGTGGGATTTTGGTTTGCCTTGGTACAGACCGACACGCATTTGCTTGGCCACCGAAGGAAGTGAATACGGTTGGCGTACAGGCGATGGCAAATGGAAACCTGAATTTACGGACAATTTGCCTCCAGTCATCAACATCGGTCAAGGTTCGCCGACTAATTTATTGTATTTGAGCGACGCGAAATTTCCACATAAATACAAAAACGCATTGCTCGCATTCGATTGGTCTTTTGGTATTATGCACGTCTTGAAATTGAGCCCCAATGGAGGTGGCTACAAGGCAGAGCGTGAAGAGTTTTTGTCTGGTGTACCTTTGCCTTTGACCGACGGAGCAATCGGACCCGACGGAGCATTGTACTTTATGACTGGTGGCCGTAGACTGTCGTCAGATTTGTACCGCGTTTCGTACGAAGGGCCTTTGGGAGACGAATTGCCCAAAACAGAAATCACTCCTGAAAACCGCTTGAGAAGAGAACTGGAAGCATCTTACGACAACACAGATGCCCAAGCTGTACAATTGGCCTGGGACAATCTGGCCCATCCCGATCGCTACGTTCGCTACGCTGCACGTGTGGCTTTGGAGCATAAAAGTCCTGAGCTTTGGAAAGGAAAAATTGCAGACGAGAAAAACCCGCAGGCGAAACAAGCGGCATTGTTGGCCTTGGTTCGATGTGGAGGCGAAAAAGCATTCATCGAGACTCAATTGAAAAGCGTAAATGCGGAGAGTTTAAATACAGATCAAAAACTGGATTTGTTCAGAACATACGAAGTGCTTTTTTCCAGATTGGGAACACCCGAAGGTGCGGAAAAAGCGAGATTGACGGCACAGTTCGAAAAGCTTTATCCTGCAAAAGAAGAATTGTTGAATGTAGAATTGAGCAAGTTACTTTTGGCTCTTCAAAGCCCGGGCTTGGTAAAAAAGACATTGAAACTTATTGCATCGGCCAAAAGAGAAGGGGAAATCGCGGGCGGCCAAACGGCCACTTCCTCCGCCGATTTGATTCTTCGCAATCCCCAATATGGGTTGGATATCGCCAAAATGCTCGAAAAAGTGCCGCCTGTTCAGCAAACCTACTTCGCGGTGGTTCTTTGCGAAGCCCAAAACGGATGGACGCCAGCCTTGCGGAAAGAGTATTTCAAATGGTTCAAGAAAGCCTTTGAATACCGCGGAGGAAACAGCTATATCGGCTTTATCGACAAAGCACGGAAAATGGCTTTGCAAAATGTGCCCGAAAGCGAACGCGATTTTTACGATGAACTTTCCGGTGGCGGTTTGCTTACTGATTCGGGCAATGACCTGAAAATGGAAGATTATCCGCAAGGGCCGGGCAAAAGCTGGTCTTTGGAGGCCGCGTCTGGCATAATTCAAAATCCGTTGGAACACCGCAATTTCAAGCGAGGAAAGGCCATGTATATTGCCGCTACCTGCAACCGATGCCACAGTATGCAAGGCGAAGGGGGGAATGTTGGCCCCGACCTCACACGGATAGGCACGCGTTTCAGTAAAGAAGCGATTTTGGAAGCCATCGTCGATCCGAGTAAAACGATTTCGGATCAATACGCCGCAACTGAATTTCAGCTCAAAAACGGAGAGAGTATTGTGGCCAAGATTATCAGTGAAGATGATGCGGCGTATACGGTTTCACAAAACCCTTACGCCCCCGATTATTTGATCGAAATCAAGAAATCGGATGTACTGAAAAAGGAATATTCTAAAGTTTCAGTAATGCTGCCAGGCTTGATCAACGCCCTAAATGAGGAAGAATTGAAAGACCTTCTGGCCTATTTGATCGCAGGCGGGAACGAAAAAAATGAACTGTTTGATTAG
- a CDS encoding NADH:flavin oxidoreductase/NADH oxidase: MSKLFLPLKIREVEFKNRLAVSPMCQYSAQDGLANDWHFVHLGSRAVGGAALVMTEAVAVSPEGRISPGDLGLWNEEQAQALKRITDFIKANGAVPGIQIAHAGHKASTRPPFEGRGYIEEKDGGWVPLAAGRKELQTGGPYSKELTLAQIEELIQNHKRTAQLALKAGFEVFEIHAAHGYLLNGFLSPLVNSRTDQYGGSFENRIRLLLEIVREVRGIIGEKFPLFVRISATDWVEGAWTIKESVALAKVLKQEGVDLIDCSTGGLVQPSAIPVKPNYQVVFAEEIKKETGIRTAAVGLITEAKQADEIIENQQADLIFMAREFLRDPYFPLHAASILGEEITWPKQYERAKP, from the coding sequence ATGAGCAAATTGTTTCTTCCTTTAAAAATACGTGAGGTTGAATTTAAAAACAGGCTGGCCGTTTCGCCAATGTGCCAATATTCCGCTCAGGATGGCCTAGCCAACGATTGGCATTTTGTGCATTTGGGAAGTCGGGCGGTTGGTGGGGCTGCCTTGGTGATGACTGAAGCCGTGGCTGTATCGCCAGAGGGCAGGATTTCGCCAGGCGATCTGGGACTTTGGAATGAAGAGCAGGCCCAGGCTTTGAAGAGAATTACTGATTTTATAAAAGCGAATGGTGCGGTTCCGGGCATTCAGATAGCCCATGCAGGACACAAAGCGAGCACGCGTCCACCTTTCGAAGGCCGTGGCTACATCGAAGAAAAGGATGGCGGTTGGGTGCCTCTTGCGGCCGGCAGAAAGGAGTTGCAGACAGGCGGGCCTTATTCTAAAGAGCTGACATTGGCACAGATTGAAGAGTTGATTCAAAATCACAAAAGAACAGCCCAGTTGGCTTTAAAGGCAGGATTTGAAGTGTTTGAAATTCATGCAGCACATGGGTATTTATTGAATGGTTTCCTTTCGCCCTTGGTCAACAGCCGAACCGATCAATACGGCGGAAGCTTTGAAAATAGAATAAGGCTTTTGCTTGAGATTGTGCGAGAAGTACGTGGAATTATCGGAGAAAAATTTCCTCTTTTTGTGCGAATATCTGCTACTGATTGGGTAGAAGGTGCTTGGACAATAAAAGAATCTGTAGCCTTGGCAAAAGTATTGAAACAGGAGGGCGTCGATTTGATTGATTGTTCGACTGGTGGTTTGGTACAGCCTTCGGCAATTCCTGTCAAGCCCAATTACCAAGTTGTTTTTGCGGAGGAAATTAAAAAGGAAACGGGTATACGCACGGCGGCTGTTGGCTTGATTACCGAAGCAAAACAGGCTGACGAAATTATTGAGAATCAACAGGCGGATTTGATTTTTATGGCACGGGAGTTTTTGCGAGATCCTTATTTCCCTTTGCATGCGGCCTCAATTTTGGGTGAAGAAATCACTTGGCCAAAACAGTATGAGCGAGCAAAACCATGA
- a CDS encoding acyltransferase family protein: MTPKTQTVQRVASIDAFRGFVMLLMMAEVFEFGRVAEALPNSAFWSFLSFHQSHVPWVGCSLHDLIQPSFSFLVGVALPYSMASRAMKAQSKRAMWFHTIRRSLILIFLGIFLRSMYAEQTNFTFEDTLTQIGLGYPFLFALGFRNEKTQWISLAIILFAYGLLFALTPLPGPDFDWQEAGVAADWPNHLQGFAAHWNKNTNAAWLFDRWFLNLFPRETPFQYNGGGYSTLSFIPTLGTMILGLITGKWLKNTASSAGFIRKALISTGILFATALLLSLTGINPIVKRIWTPAWTLFSGAWATLFLVAFYYLADVKQLKRWFYVLIVIGMNSIAAYVIAHTLNGFIDSSFRTHISGEYDLIFGQAYHSLVSGFVILLFEWLILNWMYKKKLFIKI, from the coding sequence ATGACACCCAAAACCCAAACTGTGCAACGCGTGGCCTCGATCGATGCCTTCCGTGGATTCGTTATGCTCTTGATGATGGCCGAAGTATTCGAATTCGGCCGAGTGGCAGAAGCCTTGCCAAATTCTGCGTTTTGGAGCTTTTTGTCTTTTCACCAAAGCCATGTGCCTTGGGTAGGCTGTTCTTTGCACGACCTCATTCAACCTTCTTTTTCCTTTTTGGTGGGTGTTGCCCTGCCGTACTCCATGGCCAGCAGAGCCATGAAAGCCCAAAGTAAACGGGCCATGTGGTTTCATACCATTCGCCGATCCCTGATTCTCATTTTCTTGGGTATTTTTCTTCGCTCTATGTATGCGGAGCAGACGAACTTTACCTTTGAAGATACGCTGACACAAATAGGCTTGGGTTATCCCTTTTTATTTGCGTTGGGGTTCAGGAATGAAAAAACGCAGTGGATAAGCCTGGCCATTATTCTCTTTGCTTATGGCTTGCTTTTTGCTTTGACACCCTTGCCGGGTCCCGATTTCGACTGGCAAGAGGCGGGCGTGGCGGCAGATTGGCCGAACCATTTACAGGGTTTTGCAGCACATTGGAATAAAAACACCAATGCCGCTTGGTTATTCGATCGTTGGTTTCTGAACTTGTTTCCTCGCGAAACGCCCTTTCAATACAATGGCGGGGGCTACAGTACTCTGAGTTTTATCCCCACTTTAGGCACAATGATTCTTGGTTTGATTACCGGCAAATGGTTGAAAAACACAGCAAGTAGTGCCGGCTTTATACGCAAGGCTCTTATTTCCACAGGCATTTTGTTTGCCACAGCATTGCTTTTGAGCCTTACAGGAATTAACCCCATTGTGAAGAGAATCTGGACACCAGCATGGACCTTGTTTAGTGGGGCCTGGGCCACATTGTTTTTGGTGGCGTTTTATTATTTGGCGGATGTAAAGCAGTTGAAAAGGTGGTTTTACGTACTAATCGTGATAGGGATGAACTCAATCGCGGCTTATGTGATTGCCCACACCCTAAACGGTTTTATCGACAGCTCGTTTCGCACGCACATCAGTGGAGAATACGATCTTATCTTTGGCCAAGCTTACCACTCATTGGTAAGTGGTTTTGTCATTCTCCTTTTCGAATGGTTGATTTTGAATTGGATGTATAAGAAAAAGCTCTTCATAAAAATATAA
- a CDS encoding YgiQ family radical SAM protein, with product MRERPVTHWLPITKKEVEMRGWDDVDVVLISGDAYVDHPSFGTAVIGRIIESEGFKVAIVPQPNWQDDLRDFKKFGRPKYFFGVTAGCMDSMVNHYTANKRKRSNDSYTPGGEAGFRPDYATVAYTKILKEIYPDVPVLIGGIEASLRRVTHYDYWADKLFPTILADSGADMLVYGMGEQPLREILKLVQKGVPLTSIKDVNQTAFLEDTLQEIPSYHNWNTVELASHEECLKDKLKYAANFKIVEVESNKWQANRIVQKVGEQTLVINPPFVTMDEQEMDKSFDLPYTRMPHPKYKKRGAIPAYEMIKFSVNMHRGCFGGCSFCTISAHQGKFIASRSQESIMKEVDELVQHPEFKGYISDLGGPSANMYRMKGKDEGICARCQAPSCIHPVICSNLDTSHTPLTEIYKKVDAHPEVKKAFVGSGIRYDLLVDNFNKNNQDGNHDEYMEQLVTRHVSGRLKVAPEHTADNTLKIMRKPSFKYFHRFKEKYDQIQDKHNLKQPLIPYFISSHPGCEEADMANLAAETKDMGFKLEQVQDFTPTPMTVATVIYYSGVHPYTLQPVKTVKTREEKQNQNKYFFWWKKEMQGWIKGRLNKLGRADLAKRLLENPNAQASKNTKAKGKKSSHAQGESAKRKIKKRKGWA from the coding sequence GTGAGAGAAAGGCCCGTAACGCATTGGTTGCCCATTACCAAAAAGGAAGTGGAAATGCGGGGCTGGGATGATGTGGATGTGGTTTTGATTTCGGGCGATGCGTATGTCGATCACCCCTCCTTTGGCACGGCCGTAATTGGCCGGATCATCGAAAGCGAAGGTTTTAAGGTGGCTATTGTGCCTCAGCCCAACTGGCAAGACGACCTCAGGGATTTCAAAAAATTTGGTCGCCCAAAATATTTCTTTGGCGTGACGGCAGGCTGTATGGATTCGATGGTGAACCATTATACAGCGAATAAAAGAAAACGCTCGAATGACAGCTATACGCCAGGTGGGGAAGCGGGCTTTCGTCCGGATTATGCCACGGTGGCGTACACCAAAATTTTAAAGGAAATTTATCCTGATGTGCCTGTTTTGATAGGAGGTATAGAGGCCTCTTTACGACGAGTGACACATTACGATTATTGGGCAGACAAGCTGTTTCCTACAATTCTTGCGGATTCTGGTGCAGACATGCTGGTTTATGGAATGGGAGAGCAGCCACTTCGGGAAATTTTGAAATTGGTTCAAAAGGGAGTGCCGCTTACAAGTATCAAAGATGTAAACCAAACAGCCTTTTTGGAAGATACTTTGCAAGAAATCCCCTCTTATCACAATTGGAATACCGTAGAGTTGGCCAGTCACGAAGAGTGCCTGAAAGACAAATTGAAATATGCGGCGAATTTCAAAATCGTGGAGGTGGAGTCGAACAAATGGCAGGCAAACAGAATCGTGCAAAAGGTGGGAGAGCAGACATTGGTTATCAACCCGCCTTTTGTGACAATGGACGAGCAAGAAATGGACAAGTCTTTTGATTTGCCCTATACGCGAATGCCACATCCGAAATACAAAAAACGAGGGGCAATTCCGGCATACGAAATGATCAAGTTTTCGGTGAATATGCACCGCGGTTGTTTTGGAGGCTGCAGTTTTTGCACGATTTCGGCCCACCAAGGCAAATTTATCGCCTCACGTTCGCAAGAGTCAATTATGAAGGAGGTCGATGAATTGGTGCAACATCCAGAATTCAAAGGTTATATTTCGGACTTGGGAGGGCCTTCGGCGAATATGTATCGCATGAAGGGGAAAGACGAGGGCATTTGTGCCCGTTGTCAGGCCCCGAGTTGTATTCACCCCGTGATCTGCTCAAACTTGGATACTTCGCATACGCCACTTACCGAGATTTACAAAAAGGTAGACGCCCACCCCGAAGTGAAAAAGGCCTTCGTTGGCTCAGGCATACGATACGATTTATTGGTTGACAATTTCAACAAGAACAACCAAGATGGAAATCACGACGAATATATGGAGCAGTTGGTGACCCGCCATGTATCGGGCCGCTTGAAGGTGGCTCCTGAACATACGGCAGACAATACGCTGAAAATCATGCGTAAGCCGTCGTTCAAGTATTTTCATAGATTCAAAGAAAAATACGATCAGATTCAGGATAAACACAACCTGAAACAGCCTTTAATTCCCTATTTTATTAGTTCGCATCCCGGTTGTGAAGAGGCAGATATGGCCAATTTGGCAGCCGAAACCAAAGATATGGGTTTTAAACTCGAGCAGGTGCAAGATTTTACACCCACACCCATGACGGTGGCCACGGTAATCTATTATTCTGGCGTACATCCGTATACCCTGCAACCGGTGAAAACGGTGAAAACGAGAGAAGAAAAGCAAAACCAGAACAAATATTTCTTTTGGTGGAAAAAGGAAATGCAGGGTTGGATAAAAGGGCGATTGAATAAATTGGGCCGAGCCGATTTGGCCAAAAGGTTATTGGAGAATCCAAATGCCCAAGCATCGAAAAATACGAAAGCAAAAGGCAAAAAGTCCTCACACGCTCAAGGCGAATCTGCAAAACGGAAGATCAAGAAAAGAAAGGGTTGGGCATAA